The DNA sequence CGTAGGAGCCCATGGCCGCCACGACGAGCAGCAGGAAGCCGAACCAGACCAGTCCGGCGACCAGGGCGGCGGCGACCACCGCCAGGGCGACGATCACGAGGATGCGGCCCCACGAGGTGGGTCGGGGCCTGTCGAGGGGTTCGTCCATGGGCGGACGCTAGGGGCCCGGCGCGGGCCCCCGCGTCCGCCGCGCTACTCAGTTCCGGCGGGTTCGGGGGCTCCCGGGACGAGCGTCCCGCTCTCCCGGGTGGCCGGGATGACGAGCATCCCGAGGAAGACCATCGCCGTGACGACCAGGAGGGCCTTGAGGACGGTGAAGTGGTCGCCGAGGAAGCCGAGCAGCGGCGGGCCGCCGATGAAGGCGGTGTACCCGATCGTGGCGACGACGGACATCCGGGCACCCGCCCGGGCCGGGTCGTCGGCCGACGCGCTCATCCCCACCGGGAACCCGAGCGAGGCGCCGATGCCCCACACGGCCGTCCCGGCATACGCCACCACCGGGTTGCCGAAGATCACCATGATCGAGCCGATGGCGGCCAGGGCGAACGTGGCCCGCAGGACCGGCACCCGGCCGTACCGGTCGAGCATCCCCGTCCCCAGCAGGCGGCCCAGCGTCATGAAGCTCAGGAAGACCGCGAAGGCGAGCACGCCCGCCCACGCCGGCAGGCCGTGGCCCTCGACGAAGCCGACCGCGATCCAGTCGTTGGCCGTGCCCTCGGTGAAGGCCGCGGCGAGGACCACCATGCCGATCATCAGGGTGCGCGGCTCGAGCCACGCCGAGCGCGGCTTTCCCGCGGCCGGCACCGTGGCTGCCTGCTCGTCCGCCTCGGTGGTCTTCTCCTCGACGGCGCGGGGCAGGAAGGCACGCACGCCCCACCAGCCCAGCACGGCGGCGACGGCCAGCGCCCCGAGGAAGTGCGGGACGAGCGACACGCCGGCCCAGGACATGAGCGAGCCCACCAGCGCGGCCACGACCGTGCCCCCGGAGAAGGCGGCGTGGAAGTGCGGCATGACGTTGCGCCCCAGCAGCCGCTCGACCGCCGCGCCCTCGAGGTTCATCGCGACGTCCCAGAGGCCGACGCCCATGCCGAGCAGGAACAGGCCCGCTGCCATCAGCGGTCGCGAGCGGGCGACGTCGACGGCCAGCCCGACCGCCACCAGGCCCACGGCGGAGACGCACATGCCGGCCACGACCGTGCGCGAGGCTCCCATCCGGTCGGCGACGCGCCCGGCGAAGGGCAGGGCGAGCACCGAGCCGCAGGACGCCGCGAAGAGCGTGAGCCCCAGCTGGCCTGCGCTCAGGCCGAGCGCCGCCTTGCTGTCGGCGATGCGGGAGGCGAAGGAGGAGAACACGACGCCGGCGAGGGCGAAGACGACGAAGACGGCGTTGCGGGCGGTGCGCACCCGCGTCAGGTCGGGGGCGAGGGTCTGGGTCACGGGGAGCTTCTCGGGAGGACGGGGCGGGGCCGGGATGGGTGGGAGGACTGCGGTCGAATCGTTTCGATCGAATCGATTCGATAGTCTGTCCCCCATGGCCGGTCCCCGTCAACCTCGCGTCACCCTGCGCGCCGTCGCCGACGCCGCCGGGGTGTCCACCTCCACCGCGTCGCTGGCGTTCAGCGGCAAGGGGCCGGTCGCGCCGGAGACGGTCGAGCGCGTGCTGG is a window from the Phycicoccus sp. M110.8 genome containing:
- a CDS encoding MFS transporter; protein product: MTQTLAPDLTRVRTARNAVFVVFALAGVVFSSFASRIADSKAALGLSAGQLGLTLFAASCGSVLALPFAGRVADRMGASRTVVAGMCVSAVGLVAVGLAVDVARSRPLMAAGLFLLGMGVGLWDVAMNLEGAAVERLLGRNVMPHFHAAFSGGTVVAALVGSLMSWAGVSLVPHFLGALAVAAVLGWWGVRAFLPRAVEEKTTEADEQAATVPAAGKPRSAWLEPRTLMIGMVVLAAAFTEGTANDWIAVGFVEGHGLPAWAGVLAFAVFLSFMTLGRLLGTGMLDRYGRVPVLRATFALAAIGSIMVIFGNPVVAYAGTAVWGIGASLGFPVGMSASADDPARAGARMSVVATIGYTAFIGGPPLLGFLGDHFTVLKALLVVTAMVFLGMLVIPATRESGTLVPGAPEPAGTE